TTTCGGAAAAGAGAGCCCATGGCCACCGTCCTGTCCGTCTCCGGCAGCCCTTCCGCCTCCTCCCGTACCAGCCGACTGCTGCGCCACCTCGACAAGCGGCTGGCGGCCCAGGGGCATGACGTGATCCCGCTCGACGTCCGCACCATCCCCGCCGAGGCCCTGCTCGGCGCCGACTTCCGACACTCCGCGATCGTCGAGGCCGCCGAACTGTTCGCGCGGGCCGACGGCGTCGTCGTCGGCACACCCGTCTACAAGGCGTCCTACTCCGGTGTCCTGAAAGCCCTGCTGGACCTGCTCCCGCAGTACGCGCTGACCGGCAAGACGGTACTGCCGCTCGCCACCGGCGGCAGCGTCGCCCATGTGCTGGCCATCGACTACGCCCTGCGCCCGGTGCTCACCTCCATGGGCGCGGCCCACATCGTGCAGGGCTGGTTCACCCTCGACAAGGACATCACCGTGCAGGACGACGGCTCCCTGACCGTCGCGCCGGCCGCGACCGAGGCGCTGAGCCAGGTGGTCGACCAGTTCTCCACGGCGCTCGGCCGCGTCCCGCTGCTGGCCGCGGCGGTCTGACACCGCACGCCGACCGGCCACCGCACGCGAAGGTCGACCCCTGGAACGGGACTTGGGCGTACTGGCGTTCGTGGGACGGGGCGCCGGACGCGCCCCGCCTCGGCTAGCCGGACGCCAGCGCGCCGAGGTGCGCCCGGCGTGCCTCGGACGTCTGGCCCTGCACCAGCAGGAACATGCCCTCGCGCGCCAGCCGTTGGGCCCGGCTGTCCAGGGCCATGGAGCGGCCGCCACCGGCCACGATCGCAGCGGTCGTGGCCGCGCGCAGGAGGTCGTACGCCCGCGTCTTGACGGCCAGTCGTTCCGGCACGGAGTCCTGCCGGGCGGGCCGGTCGGCCAGGGCGTAGGCCTCCTGCCGTACCTCGTCGAGCCTGGCCCGCAGCGACCGGGCCGTCTCCCGGCCCTCCGGCGTCTGCGCCACCAGGTCCAGCGCCGCGTCCGCCACCCCGAACACGGCCGGACTGGCGTTGGCGGCCCGGGGGAGGTCGACCAGGGCGAACTCCTGCTGCGGGGTGCGCAGCACGACCGACTCGTCCGGAACCCACAGGCCGTCCAGCTCCAGGGACACCGTCCGCGCGGCGGTGAGGGCCGCGAGCCGCATCGGTGCCGACGGCGTCAGCCCCGGCTGCGCGCGGGCCTCGGCGAACGCGAACACCACCTCGGCCGAGTCCGTCACCCCGGCCAGCAGCATCACGTCGTTCAGCCCCCAGCCCGTGTACCAGGGCACCCGGCCCTCGAACCGCCAGCCGCCCCCGTCGGCGGCGGCCCGCACGGGCACCCGGGGGAAGGCACGGACATGGGCGAACGCGATGCCGGCCATCAGCTCGCCGGTCGCCAGTGGGCGCAGCAACTTCTCCCGGACGGGGGAGTCGTAGGTGGCGAGCAGCTTCACCGGTGTGTGGTGCTGTGTCTGCACGAACCATGTGGAGCAGCACGCCCCGGCCAGGATCTCCGCGGTCTGCCGCGCCACGGCCACGGGCGCGTCCGCCCCGCCGTACTCCCGCGGCGCGACCACCCCCAGCAGCCCGGCCCGCTTCACCGCCTCGACATGGCTCGCGGGCACCCCCTCCTGGTCGACGCGCTCGGCCTGCGGGACGAGGAGGTCGCGCGCCAGTCGCTGTGCGCCGGTGACGAGCGGATGGGGTGTGGTGGTCATGGGAGGGATTCTCGCGGTCGAGCGGCGCGGGGCGCCGATCCGGGGGCGTGTCGTCGGCCGGCCCGCGCTGTCAGGGCCGCGCTTTCAGCTCCGTGAGCACGTCGAAGTCGAGCCCGTCCGCCCGCGCCAGGTAGATCCGCTGGCGCACATGGGCGTCGCGCAGGTGCAGCAGCCCGCGCGGGCCCTCGTACGACACCGCCCCCGCCCCGGCCGCCGCGCCGATCGCCGCGACGTCCAGCGTCCCGGCCCTCTTCAGCAGCGCGGCCAGCAGCAGCACACCCTCGTAGCAGGACTCGCCGAGGCTGCCGAGGGCGGGCGCCTGGACGCCGTAGCGGGCGGCGTACTGCCCGTGGAAGTCGAGCGTGTCGCGAGTGGCCAGCGAGGCGAAGAACCCGGCCGTGCTGTAGAGGTCCTCGGTGGCCTCCGGGCCGCTCGCCACCAGCATGTTCTCGCCCATCAGCGTACTCAGCCGCAGACAGCGCGCGGGCAGGCCGTACGCCGCGAACGCCCGGTTGAAGCGCACCGCGTCACTGCCGACGAGCAGCATCAGCACGGCGTCGGCGTCCGAGCGTTCGACGCGGCGCAGCGCCGGCTCGAAGTCGTGGGTGCCCAGCGGCAGGTACGCCTCACCGGCGACGCACCCGCCGCGCTCCCGGGCGTACCGTCGGGCCGAGCGGGCCGTGTGCCGCGGCCACACATAGTCGTTGCCCACCACGAACCAGCGCCGCACTCCGCGCTCGCGGGCCAGCAGATCCATCGCCGGCCGGAGCTGGTCGCGCGGGGTCTCGCTGGTCAGGAACACCCCCGCCGTGTCCTCCCCGCCCTCGTACAGCGCGGTGTACACGTACGGGACGCGGTGTGCGATCCGCGGTGCGAGCGCCCGCCGCACGGAGGAGATGTGCCAGCCGGTGACGCCCTGTACGGCGCCCAGGTCCACCAGCGCCTCGACCTCGTCGGCGATGTCGTGCGGCGCGCCCGAGCCGTCGACCGGCATCAGCCGGAGCTGTCTGCCGAGCACGCCGCCGTCCCGGTTGACCTCCTCGGCGGCCAGCCGCGCGCACAGCTCACAGGTGGGCCCGAAGATCCCGGCCGGCCCCCGCAGGGGAAAGACGAGGGCCACGCCGAGCACGGAGTCGTCGGCCGTGAACCACTCGGGCCCGGGAAGGTCGCGCCGGAACATGACGTCATGATTCAGGCTCGCGGGGACGAACTCCAGTGCGTCTCCTAGGATGGACACCCCTCGGCACCTAGGAGAGCAGGGATGCCCAGCCCCACCCCGCCGCGTCGGCCCGACGACCTCGTGCAGTTGCTGACGCGGGCCGTACGGCTCGCGGCGCGCCGGTTGCAGGGCGTGCTGGAGGCGGAGGGCTGCTCGCTGGACGCGTGGCGGGTGCTGGCCTCGCTGTCGGACGGCGAGGGGCACCACATGACGGGGCTCGCGGAGGCCGCCTTCCTGCCGCCGCCGACGCTGACCAAGCTGGTCGACCAGCTCGTCGACCAGAACCTCGTGCACCGCAGGGTCGATCCCTTCGACCGCCGCCGCATCCTCGCCCATCTCACCCCGCGCGGCCAGGAGTACTGGCGGCGCGTCGACCGGGCGGTCCGCGCCGGCCGGCCCTCGCTCGGCGACGGCGACGACGACCTCCTGCGGTCCCTGCTCCACCGGCTGGCGGCGACGCTGGAGGATCCGGCGCGCGTGTGAGCGTTCCAGGACGCCGGGCAGCACGGACGGGTCTCCGGTCGCGCCGGGCCGACCGAGGATTGACGGGCCGTCGACCAGCACGGACGCCAACAGGTCTATACCTGACTGGTCTACACCCTTGACTGGTACAGACCAACGCGGTTGAGTGTGGCTTCCACAGCCCCCCACCACGGCCGCCCCCACGCCGTGACCGGACCTCCGGTGCGTGCGGTCGAGGGCCCGCTTCGCCCTGCCCTCGTCAGGGAGCGGCCGTGTCCCGCGAAGGAGTTGAACCCGTGTCGAGACGCCGTATCTCCGCAGTCCTGGCCACCCTCGCCCTCGCCGGCGCAGCGCCGGTTCTGCTGCCCGCCTCGAACGCCTCGGCCGCCGCCTGCTCCAGCTACCCGAACTGGACGGCCGGGAAGTCGTACAACGCCGGCGACATCGTCCGCTACACCGACGGCAAGGCGTACATCGCCGAGCACGCCAATCCGGGCTACGACCCGGTCATCAGCACCTGGTACTGGGAGCCGTACGCCTGCGACAGCGGTCCGGGCACGCCCAACGCGCGCTTCGTCGTGAGCGAGGCGCAGTTCAACCAGATGTTCCCGAACCGGAATTCGTTCTACAGCTACAGCGGTCTCACCGCGGCCCTGAGCGCCTACCCCGGCTTCGCCAACTCCGGCAGCGACACGGTGAAGAAGCAGGAGGCCGCCGCCTTCCTCGCCAACGTCAGCCACGAGACCGGCGGTCTGGTGCATGTGGTGGAGCAGAACACCGCCAACTACCCGCACTACTGCGACTGGGGGCAGCCCTACGGCTGTCCGGCCGGACAGGCCGCCTACTACGGGCGCGGCCCGATCCAGCTGAGCTGGAACTTCAACTACAAGGCCGCGGGCGACGCGCTCGGCATCGACCTGCTGAACAACCCCTGGCTGGTGCAGAACGACTCGGCCGTCGCCTGGAAGACGGCCCTGTGGTACTGGAACACCCAGACCGGCCCCGGCAGCATGACCCCGCACAACGCCATGGTGAGCGGCGCCGGGTTCGGCCAGACGATCCGCAGCATCAACGGCTCCCTGGAGTGCGACGGCAAGAACCCGGCCCAGGTGCAGAGCCGTGTGAACAACTACCAGCGGTTCACGCAGATCCTCGGGACGTCCCCCGGAGGCAACCTGTACTGCTGACGCGGGACCGTGCGGCGTGGTGTCATGCGAGATGTCATGAACCTGACGATTGACCGAAGGGCATCCCTCATGCGCCTACGCACCCCCCACGCCCTGCTCGCCACGACCGCGGCACTGGCCGCCGCGGTCGTGGCTCCGCAGCCCGCTGCCGCCGCCGTTCCGGCACCGGGCCCGTACTACGTCCAGAGCGCCACGACCGGCCTCAACGCGGCCGACAGCGGCGGCGCGGTGGAGCAGCACAGACCCCGCGGCAACGAGGACCGCCAGCAGTGGCAGTTGAAGCCGAGCGGGTCCTCCTACCTGCTGGAGAACACCGTCGCGCCCGGCAGCTGCCTCGGCCGCAGTGGCGACCAGGCCGCGACCGTCGCCTGCGCGAGTGCCGACGCCGGGTGGGAGATCAGCCCGACCGGCGCCGACCGCTACACGCTCAAGGTCCCGGGAACCACCCGCCACCTCACGGTCGCGCCCAAGCCGCCCGGCGCCACCTACCCCGCCCGGCTCGTCCTCGGCGGATCCGGTGACCTCGCCGCCTGGTACCTCACCCCGGTCACGCCCGCCACGCGGCCCATGCCGCCGCAGGACCGGCGCACCCTGGACCAGGTCACCTTCCTCACCACGCACAACGCCTACGCCAACGGCGTCGACGGCGGCTTCGCCCCGCCCTTCGTCAACCTCGCGCCCAACCAGAGCCGCGGCATCGAACGCCAACTCGCCGACGGCGTACGCGGATTCATGCTGGACATCCACCAGACCCCCGACGGCGCGATCCTCTGCCACAACAGCTGCACCCTCGTCAGCAGGCCCGTCGCCCTGTGGGTCGACCTCCAGCGCATGGTCGACTTCCTCAAGGCCCACCCCGACCAGTTCGTCACCGTCTTCCTGGAGGACTACGTCGATCCGGCCGTCCTGCGCGCCGAACTCGCCCGTGTCAACGGCCTGTCGGACGTGCTCTACCGGCCCGATCTCACCGGCGTCCGGCAGAGCGGCTGGCCGACCATGGCCGACCTGGCCGCCGCCGGCGACCGGCTGCTGATCTTCACCGACCACAGCCGCTCCGCCGACCAGGCCGCCGGCCTGACCCGGGACAGCTTCGGCGTCATGTACCAGTCCGAGTGGACCGTCGAGAACTACTGGTCGATGGGCTCGGGCCTCGGCACCTCCGACTGGTCCTGCTACAGCCGCTGGTACGGGGCCGACACCAACATCCCGCTGACCCGCACCGAACCCGGATTCCGCCCGCTGTTCGTCATGAACCACTTCCGTGACGTCCCGCTCACCGGCACGGCCGGCACGGACAACACCAAACTCGCCGACCGCGCCCAGAGGTTCTGCCAGCCGGCCGCCCGCAAGAAGCCCAACTTCCTCGCCGTGGACCACTACGACCGCGGCAACCCGGCCTCCGCCGTCACCACCCTCAACTCCTACACGTATCCGTAAACCGGCTTCGCCGGCCCGTGTGCCGTGTGTGAGACTCCGCCGATGAGCTCACAGACGATCACCGCGGACATCGCGGGCACCTGGAAACTCGGCGACCTGCCCGTCCACCGCCTCGGTTTCGGCGCGATGCGGCTGACGGGCAGCGCCGCCTTCCACCACGGCACACCGAGCGACCGCGACCGGTCGATCGCCGTCCTGCGCAGGGCGATCGACCTGGGCGTCAACCACATCGACACGGCGGCCTTCTACTTCTCGTCGCTGCGCTCCGCCAACGAGCTGATCAACAGCGCCCTCGCGCCCTACTCCGACGACCTGGTCATCGTCACCAAGGTGGGCCCGTACCGCGCCTACGACGGGGAGTGGGGCACCTCGGCCCGCCCCGAGGACCTGCGCGGCCA
The Streptomyces tuirus genome window above contains:
- the ssuE gene encoding NADPH-dependent FMN reductase; translation: MATVLSVSGSPSASSRTSRLLRHLDKRLAAQGHDVIPLDVRTIPAEALLGADFRHSAIVEAAELFARADGVVVGTPVYKASYSGVLKALLDLLPQYALTGKTVLPLATGGSVAHVLAIDYALRPVLTSMGAAHIVQGWFTLDKDITVQDDGSLTVAPAATEALSQVVDQFSTALGRVPLLAAAV
- a CDS encoding acyl-CoA dehydrogenase family protein, coding for MTTTPHPLVTGAQRLARDLLVPQAERVDQEGVPASHVEAVKRAGLLGVVAPREYGGADAPVAVARQTAEILAGACCSTWFVQTQHHTPVKLLATYDSPVREKLLRPLATGELMAGIAFAHVRAFPRVPVRAAADGGGWRFEGRVPWYTGWGLNDVMLLAGVTDSAEVVFAFAEARAQPGLTPSAPMRLAALTAARTVSLELDGLWVPDESVVLRTPQQEFALVDLPRAANASPAVFGVADAALDLVAQTPEGRETARSLRARLDEVRQEAYALADRPARQDSVPERLAVKTRAYDLLRAATTAAIVAGGGRSMALDSRAQRLAREGMFLLVQGQTSEARRAHLGALASG
- a CDS encoding substrate-binding domain-containing protein, with amino-acid sequence MFRRDLPGPEWFTADDSVLGVALVFPLRGPAGIFGPTCELCARLAAEEVNRDGGVLGRQLRLMPVDGSGAPHDIADEVEALVDLGAVQGVTGWHISSVRRALAPRIAHRVPYVYTALYEGGEDTAGVFLTSETPRDQLRPAMDLLARERGVRRWFVVGNDYVWPRHTARSARRYARERGGCVAGEAYLPLGTHDFEPALRRVERSDADAVLMLLVGSDAVRFNRAFAAYGLPARCLRLSTLMGENMLVASGPEATEDLYSTAGFFASLATRDTLDFHGQYAARYGVQAPALGSLGESCYEGVLLLAALLKRAGTLDVAAIGAAAGAGAVSYEGPRGLLHLRDAHVRQRIYLARADGLDFDVLTELKARP
- a CDS encoding MarR family winged helix-turn-helix transcriptional regulator, translating into MPSPTPPRRPDDLVQLLTRAVRLAARRLQGVLEAEGCSLDAWRVLASLSDGEGHHMTGLAEAAFLPPPTLTKLVDQLVDQNLVHRRVDPFDRRRILAHLTPRGQEYWRRVDRAVRAGRPSLGDGDDDLLRSLLHRLAATLEDPARV
- a CDS encoding glycoside hydrolase family 19 protein encodes the protein MSRRRISAVLATLALAGAAPVLLPASNASAAACSSYPNWTAGKSYNAGDIVRYTDGKAYIAEHANPGYDPVISTWYWEPYACDSGPGTPNARFVVSEAQFNQMFPNRNSFYSYSGLTAALSAYPGFANSGSDTVKKQEAAAFLANVSHETGGLVHVVEQNTANYPHYCDWGQPYGCPAGQAAYYGRGPIQLSWNFNYKAAGDALGIDLLNNPWLVQNDSAVAWKTALWYWNTQTGPGSMTPHNAMVSGAGFGQTIRSINGSLECDGKNPAQVQSRVNNYQRFTQILGTSPGGNLYC
- a CDS encoding phospholipase; protein product: MRLRTPHALLATTAALAAAVVAPQPAAAAVPAPGPYYVQSATTGLNAADSGGAVEQHRPRGNEDRQQWQLKPSGSSYLLENTVAPGSCLGRSGDQAATVACASADAGWEISPTGADRYTLKVPGTTRHLTVAPKPPGATYPARLVLGGSGDLAAWYLTPVTPATRPMPPQDRRTLDQVTFLTTHNAYANGVDGGFAPPFVNLAPNQSRGIERQLADGVRGFMLDIHQTPDGAILCHNSCTLVSRPVALWVDLQRMVDFLKAHPDQFVTVFLEDYVDPAVLRAELARVNGLSDVLYRPDLTGVRQSGWPTMADLAAAGDRLLIFTDHSRSADQAAGLTRDSFGVMYQSEWTVENYWSMGSGLGTSDWSCYSRWYGADTNIPLTRTEPGFRPLFVMNHFRDVPLTGTAGTDNTKLADRAQRFCQPAARKKPNFLAVDHYDRGNPASAVTTLNSYTYP